The DNA segment GGCGGGAATTGCCTGGTTCCTGTTTATGACGCGCACGACTCTGAGCGTGCCGGCGCTTACCGGATCCATCATGTGCATGGGCGTGGCTACAGCAAACAGCATTCTGGTGGTGAGCTTTGCGACCGAGCAAATGGGCGAGGGCAAAGACTCGGTAGCGGCGGCTCTGGACGCGGGCTTCACTCGTTTCCGGCCGGTGCTGATGACGGCCCTGGCCATGATGATCGGCATGGTGCCGATGGCGCTCGGGTTGGGGGAAGGCGGCGAGCAGAATGCGCCTTTGGGCCGCGCGGTCATCGGCGGCCTGATGTTCGCCACGGTAGCGACCTTATTTTTTGTGCCAGTTTTTTTCAGCGTGCTGCACGGCTTACGCGGTCGCACAACCGAGGCCGCGGGGCAGTAAAAGAACGTCCCAATGCGGCTTCTGGAGTCAAATATGCTTGTGGAACCAACCGTAGAACGGCCGACGAGTGCGACGCCGAAGAGCGAGCTGAGGCGGCCGAATCATCCCCACCGGCGCTGGATCGTGGCAGCGATTGCGTGCGTTGTTGTTCTGGGAGCAATTGCGTACGGGGTGGTGCCCCGAGTGCGAGCCCGGCAACAGGTACGCTCGGAGACGGCGGAAATGGCTCTTTCCGTAGTGTCAGTGGTCCATCCGGAGAAGACCGCTCCCTCGGACGAGCTGGTGCTGCCGGCCAATGTTCAGCCTTATATAAGCGCTCCGATTTATGCTCGCACCAATGGCTATTTGAAGGGCTGGTACGCGGATATCGGGACCCACGTAAGAAAAGGCCAGCTGCTGGCGGAAATCGAAACCCCGGAGCTGGATCAGCAATTACAGCAGGCGCGTGCCAATCTGAATACCGCCCAAGCCAACTTGCAGCTCTCGGAGATTACGGCGAACCGGTACCAGGGTCTTCTGAAGACGAATTCGGTGGCGCAGCAGGATGCCGATAATGCCGTCGGCGCTAATAACGCGAACAAAGCGATCGTGCAGTCAAATCAGGCAAACGTGCGCCAGCTCGAGCAGTTGCAGGCGTACGAGAAAATCTATGCTCCCTTCGACGGCATCATCACGGTGCGTAATACCGATATCGGAGCGCTGATCAATTCCGGCAGCAGCAGCGTCCCCAATACGGAGCTGTTCCATATCGCTCAGCCAAACAGGCTGCGGGTGTACGTTGATGTTCCTGAAGCTTACGCCCCTTCCGCGAAGCCCGGACTGACAGCGGAGTTGACGCTGGCCGAGTATCCGGGGAGGCGGTTCCAGGGCAGACTGGTGCGCACCGCCGAAGCCATCAATCTCACGACTCGCACTCTTCAGGTCGAGATCGCAGTGGACAACCCGACTGGCACACTGCTGTCCGGCTCC comes from the Terriglobales bacterium genome and includes:
- a CDS encoding efflux RND transporter periplasmic adaptor subunit, with protein sequence MLVEPTVERPTSATPKSELRRPNHPHRRWIVAAIACVVVLGAIAYGVVPRVRARQQVRSETAEMALSVVSVVHPEKTAPSDELVLPANVQPYISAPIYARTNGYLKGWYADIGTHVRKGQLLAEIETPELDQQLQQARANLNTAQANLQLSEITANRYQGLLKTNSVAQQDADNAVGANNANKAIVQSNQANVRQLEQLQAYEKIYAPFDGIITVRNTDIGALINSGSSSVPNTELFHIAQPNRLRVYVDVPEAYAPSAKPGLTAELTLAEYPGRRFQGRLVRTAEAINLTTRTLQVEIAVDNPTGTLLSGSYAEVHMKVPAQASAFLLPVSALMFRSEGLRVVTVGEGNRVQLRQVTPGHDFGDRMEILAGLNANDSVIVNPPDSIVDGEQVRVATPAPQSGQQAQGAAQQPGGAPQQQQGGQHAGGKQ